One Lutzomyia longipalpis isolate SR_M1_2022 chromosome 4, ASM2433408v1 DNA segment encodes these proteins:
- the LOC129795684 gene encoding uncharacterized protein LOC129795684 — protein sequence MVALGAKINLDDASLRQYIIGGIPSASRRTALRNRQYNSLPELLVALQDTEGENDEEKSNQQSSSRDRSRSRRCEPYSRDNRRDSQEGSSKDHTEEKENDPKSGKSKDKRERVCFRCREPGHLIANCPKPADFRVRVVERSATLPNKQSFFNSVRVGDEEVQVLVVFGRNCTPIPEKTEKNYGTMTQCVMQKEISWEKLPGEKITAGEKITDAVKTIWMCLIQDDRACFAMDTAGWDNTNIGEMIG from the coding sequence ATGGTGGCATTGGGGGCGAAGATTAATCTTGATGATGCGTCACTGCGACAATACATTATTGGCGGAATTCCCTCGGCGAGTCGTCGCACAGCATTGAGGAACCGGCAATACAACTCACTTCCGGAACTCCTTGTGGCACTTCAGGATACAGAAGGTGAGAATGATGAGGAAAAGTCAAATCAGCAAAGTTCTTCACGCGATCGCTCTCGCTCAAGGAGGTGTGAACCATATTCGCGTGACAATCGCAGAGATTCACAGGAAGGAAGCAGCAAAGACCACACGGAGGAGAAGGAGAATGATCCAAAGTCGGGAAAATCCAAGGACAAGAGGGAGCGTGTGTGCTTCAGATGCCGTGAACCAGGACATCTTATTGCCAATTGCCCGAAACCTGCGGATTTTCGGGTAAGGGTGGTCGAGAGGAGCGCCACCCTACCAAATAAACAAAGCTTCTTCAACAGTGTGCGCGTGGGAGACGAGGAAGTACAGGTGCTTGTTGTCTTCGGGAGAAACTGTACCCCCATTCCGGAGAAGACTGAAAAGAATTATGGGACAATGACTCAGTGTGTGATGCAAAAGGAAATTAGTTGGGAGAAACTTCCGGGAGAAAAGATAACAGCAGGAGAGAAGATCACGGATGCGGTAAAGACAATCTGGATGTGTCTCATACAAGATGATCGAGCGTGTTTTGCGATGGACACTGCTGGATGGGATAACACCAACATTGGAGAGATGATTGGTTAG